A section of the Carya illinoinensis cultivar Pawnee chromosome 12, C.illinoinensisPawnee_v1, whole genome shotgun sequence genome encodes:
- the LOC122289577 gene encoding geraniol 8-hydroxylase-like — protein MDFLSSILYICLAWTLIQTFLMFTRSKAIPRKLPPGPKPFPVIGNLFDLAAVKPYNSIIELAQIYGPIMSLKLGQVTTVIISSVHTAKQVLQTHDQLLSNRTVPDALRVHKHDEYGLPWMPISTQWRSLRKICNGKLFANKILDANQAIRYDKVQALLAEIRQSSLIGEAVDIGTAASKTALCLLSNTIFSVDLADPNSDTAREFKETTRNISTVAGKPNLADLFPLLRKIDPQGIRHLLAVHFGKLTDIFDRMISERLQLRKVSGYITNNDMLDVLLNSSEENSEVLDKHKMESLFMDLFVGGTDTTSTTLEWAMAELLHSPDVLSKAKVELEQVIGKGNPVEESDVTRLPYLQAIIKETFRLHPPLPFLLPRKAEADVEIDGYIIPKGAQVLVSAWAIGRDPSTWENANSFMPERFLGSEIDVKGRNFELIPFGGGRRICPGMPLAMRMLQLMLGSLIHAFDWKLEDGFEKEDMNMEDKFGLTLLIAHPVKAIPIPV, from the exons ATGGATTTCTTGAGCAGTATCTTATATATTTGCCTCGCCTGGACCCTGATCCAAACCTTCCTAATGTTTACAAGAAGCAAAGCAATTCCCAGAAAGCTTCCACCTGGTCCCAAACCTTTTCCGGTAATAGGAAACCTCTTCGATCTCGCTGCTGTCAAACCCTACAACTCCATTATCGAGCTTGCCCAGATTTATGGCCCCATAATGAGTTTAAAGCTAGGCCAAGTAACCACAGTGATCATTTCTTCAGTGCACACGGCTAAACAAGTTCTTCAAACACACGACCAACTATTGTCCAACCGAACCGTCCCAGACGCGCTCCGAGTCCACAAACATGACGAGTACGGCTTGCCCTGGATGCCCATTTCGACCCAGTGGAGAAGTCTTCGTAAGATATGTAATGGCAAACTGTTCGCCAACAAAATACTCGATGCCAACCAAGCTATCCGGTACGACAAAGTGCAAGCGCTCCTCGCAGAAATTCGTCAAAGCAGTTTAATCGGTGAGGCGGTAGATATTGGCACAGCGGCTTCCAAGACTGCACTTTGTCTGTTGTCGAACACGATTTTTTCGGTGGATTTGGCTGATCCGAATTCTGATACGGCTAGGGAGTTCAAGGAGACCACGCGAAATATCTCTACCGTGGCAGGAAAACCAAACTTGGCAGATCTTTTTCCTTTGCTTAGGAAGATCGATCCCCAAGGCATAAGGCATCTCCTGGCGGTTCACTTTGGTAAGCTAACAGACATCTTTGACCGAATGATTAGCGAACGTCTGCAGTTGAGAAAAGTGTCTGGTTATATCACGAATAATGACATGTTAGATGTCCTTCTCAACAGTAGTGAAGAGAACAGCGAAGTACTGGACAAACATAAGATGGAAAGTTTGTTCATG gACCTATTCGTCGGGGGCACTGATACAACTTCAACTACACTAGAATGGGCAATGGCAGAGCTACTCCACAGTCCAGACGTGCTATCGAAAGCGAAAGTAGAGTTGGAGCAGGTAATTGGCAAGGGAAACCCAGTAGAGGAATCGGATGTTACCCGGTTACCTTACTTGCAAGCAATAATCAAAGAAACATTCCGGTTGCACCCACCACTTCCTTTCTTGCTACCCAGGAAAGCCGAAGCAGATGTGGAAATCGATGGCTACATTATCCCAAAGGGTGCTCAAGTGCTAGTGAGTGCATGGGCTATAGGTCGAGATCCAAGCACATGGGAAAATGCAAACTCATTTATGCCGGAGAGGTTCTTGGGATCAGAAATTGATGTTAAAGGAAGGAATTTTGAGCTTATACCGTTTGGTGGAGGAAGAAGAATATGTCCTGGGATGCCATTGGCAATGCGAATGTTGCAATTGATGTTAG GTTCGCTTATCCACGCCTTCGATTGGAAGCTTGAAGATGGGTTTGAAAAAGAGGATATGAACATGGAAGATAAGTTTGGCTTAACTTTACTGATTGCTCATCCAGTGAAAGCTATCCCTATTCCAGTCTGA
- the LOC122289574 gene encoding geraniol 8-hydroxylase-like, with protein sequence MDFLSSIIYLCLAWTLIQTFRMFARSKAIPRKLPPGPKPFPVIGNLFDLAVNKPYNSIVELAQIYGPIMSLKLGQVTTVIISSEHTAKQVLQTHDQLLSNRTVPDALRVHKHDEHGLPWMPISAQWRNLRKICNGKLFANKILDSNQAIRYDRVQALLSEIRQSSLIGEAVDIGRAASKTALSLLSNTIFSVDWADPNSDTAREFKETARDITTVAGKPNLVDLFPLLKKIDPQGARHRMAVHLGKLMDIFDRMISERLQLRKVSGYITNKDMLDTLLNISEENGEEMDKAKMKSLFLNLFVGGTDTTSATLEWAMAELLHHPDVVSKAKAELEQVIGRGNPVEESDITRLPYLQAVIKETFRLHPALPFLIPRKAEADVEVDGYVIPKGARVLVNAWGIGRDPSIWENANSFMPERFLGSEIDVKGRHFELIPFGGGRRICPGMPLAMRMLNLMLGSLIHNFDWKLEDGVKIEDISMEGKFGLTYQIGNPVRVVPIPI encoded by the exons ATGGATTTCTTGAGCAGTATCATATATCTTTGCCTCGCCTGGACCCTTATCCAAACCTTCCGAATGTTTGCAAGAAGCAAAGCAATTCCCAGAAAGCTTCCACCAGGTCCTAAACCTTTTCCAGTAATCGGAAACCTCTTCGATCTCGCTGTTAACAAACCCTACAACTCCATCGTCGAGCTTGCCCAGATTTATGGCCCCATAATGAGCTTAAAGCTAGGCCAAGTAACCACAGTGATAATTTCTTCAGAGCACACGGCTAAACAAGTTCTTCAAACACACGACCAACTCCTGTCCAACCGAACCGTCCCAGACGCGCTCCGAGTCCACAAACACGACGAGCACGGCTTGCCCTGGATGCCCATTTCAGCCCAGTGGAGAAATCTTCGTAAGATATGTAATGGCAAACTGTTCGCCAACAAAATTCTTGATTCCAACCAAGCTATCCGGTACGACAGAGTGCAAGCGCTCCTCTCAGAAATTCGTCAAAGCAGTTTAATCGGTGAGGCGGTAGATATTGGCAGAGCAGCTTCCAAGACTGCGCTTAGTCTGTTGTCGAACACGATTTTTTCGGTGGATTGGGCCGATCCGAATTCTGACACGGCTAGGGAATTCAAGGAGACCGCGCGAGATATCACTACTGTGGCAGGAAAACCAAACTTGGTAGATCTTTTTCCTCTACTTAAGAAGATCGATCCTCAAGGCGCAAGGCATCGCATGGCGGTTCACTTGGGTAAGCTAATGGACATCTTTGACCGCATGATTAGCGAACGTCTGCAGTTGAGAAAAGTGTCTGGCTATATCACGAACAAGGACATGTTAGATACCCTTCTCAACATTAGTGAAGAGAACGGTGAGGAAATGGACAAAGCTAAGATGAAAAGTTTGTTCCTG aaCCTATTCGTCGGGGGCACTGATACAACTTCAGCTACACTAGAATGGGCAATGGCAGAGCTACTCCACCATCCAGACGTGGTATCAAAAGCCAAAGCAGAGTTGGAGCAGGTAATTGGCAGGGGGAACCCAGTAGAGGAATCGGATATTACTCGGTTACCCTACTTGCAAGCAGTTATCAAAGAAACATTCCGGTTGCACCCAGCACTTCCTTTCTTGATACCCAGGAAAGCCGAAGCAGATGTGGAAGTCGATGGCTACGTTATCCCGAAGGGTGCTCGAGTGCTAGTGAATGCGTGGGGTATAGGTCGAGATCCAAGCATATGGGAAAATGCAAACTCATTTATGCCGGAGAGGTTCTTGGGATCAGAAATTGATGTTAAAGGAAGGCATTTTGAGCTTATACCGTTTGGTGGAGGAAGAAGAATATGTCCTGGGATGCCATTGGCGATGCGAATGTTGAACTTGATGTTGGGTTCACTCATCCACAACTTTGATTGGAAGCTTGAAGACGGGGTTAAAATTGAGGATATTAGTATGGAAGGTAAGTTTGGGTTAACATATCAGATTGGTAATCCAGTGAGAGTCGTTCCTATTCCAATCTAA